A window of the Chloroflexus sp. Y-396-1 genome harbors these coding sequences:
- a CDS encoding DUF4938 domain-containing protein, with the protein MINQPIVIRHLTAFYGPNIYRPQPGVVLRVSAPADYSDQLRAAIKGGALAIGLVIAHLYVVAQAHHNDVQISAFFTTGEPEIGVELCRYVVDGLNAQLRRDETWDADEPLMALRDRRQAQALPVQALQLIANARHRNIPATIFPDRSILLGQGERSWIITYDELRATPDLQPPWQRLGRIPIIAITGEQYRSQAIAEQATRHQGVILDRANRTTVIQALRDPTCRTLIVGFDTDSLLREGLPFDQCDLAIITDRHGQRPPTASDDDEWLRALGLPMLCSTSPALINLSDPNLHPLLNYAPHGVIGWSPGTDHG; encoded by the coding sequence ATGATAAACCAACCGATTGTCATTCGCCATTTAACCGCCTTTTACGGCCCAAACATTTACCGCCCCCAGCCCGGTGTCGTCTTACGGGTGAGTGCCCCTGCCGATTACAGTGATCAACTGCGAGCCGCGATCAAAGGCGGCGCCCTGGCTATCGGGCTGGTGATTGCTCATCTTTATGTGGTTGCCCAGGCGCATCACAACGACGTTCAGATCAGTGCCTTCTTTACGACTGGCGAACCAGAAATCGGCGTCGAACTCTGTCGGTACGTCGTTGACGGCCTTAATGCCCAATTGCGCCGTGATGAAACGTGGGACGCCGATGAACCACTTATGGCGTTACGTGATCGTCGGCAGGCGCAAGCGTTGCCAGTTCAGGCACTACAACTGATCGCCAATGCCCGCCACCGCAACATACCGGCTACTATTTTCCCCGATAGAAGTATCTTGCTGGGTCAGGGTGAACGGAGCTGGATCATCACTTACGACGAGCTACGCGCTACTCCTGATCTCCAACCACCGTGGCAGCGTCTCGGTCGTATCCCGATTATCGCCATCACCGGTGAACAGTACCGCAGTCAGGCAATTGCTGAACAGGCTACGCGCCACCAGGGAGTGATTCTCGACCGTGCCAATCGTACAACTGTTATTCAGGCCTTGCGTGATCCCACCTGCCGAACGCTTATTGTTGGTTTCGATACCGACAGCTTGCTTCGTGAGGGGTTGCCATTCGATCAATGCGATTTGGCGATCATCACTGACCGCCACGGACAACGACCACCAACAGCCAGCGACGACGATGAATGGCTCAGAGCACTCGGACTACCGATGCTGTGCAGTACTTCGCCCGCATTGATCAATCTATCCGATCCGAACCTGCATCCGCTTCTGAACTACGCACCGCATGGTGTTATCGGTTGGTCACCAGGTACTGATCACGGGTAG
- a CDS encoding class I SAM-dependent methyltransferase encodes MITFLHEPYLELLQQAMLAVTPAGAKVALDLGCGDGTKTCWLYERCADSALIIGIDRQAAVLRQRPGLALIAADATDLPLRDECVDLIWCIAALPLFADQQRALREMLRVLRSGGRLVLATVGEYWVRLRVHADELVAILPSTPLPLPPADSLGEEWSLLLSGVGWQPLQIQAYLLTGCEPAQAALIDSNILTTYLGCSPMSCVVDEPQSRHILLVISACKPYT; translated from the coding sequence ATGATAACATTTCTTCACGAACCGTATCTTGAGCTGCTCCAGCAGGCGATGCTAGCGGTTACACCGGCTGGTGCGAAGGTGGCTCTCGATCTGGGGTGCGGCGATGGCACGAAAACCTGCTGGTTGTACGAACGTTGCGCCGATAGTGCGCTCATCATCGGGATTGACCGGCAGGCGGCGGTGCTGCGTCAGCGACCAGGTCTGGCGCTGATTGCTGCTGATGCCACCGATTTGCCGCTGCGCGATGAGTGCGTTGATCTGATCTGGTGCATCGCAGCTCTGCCACTCTTTGCCGATCAGCAACGTGCCCTGCGTGAGATGCTGCGTGTGTTGCGTAGTGGGGGAAGGCTGGTTCTTGCGACCGTCGGCGAATATTGGGTTCGGCTGCGTGTTCACGCAGATGAGCTGGTCGCTATTTTGCCCTCTACCCCATTACCGCTACCTCCTGCCGATAGTCTTGGTGAAGAGTGGTCGTTGTTATTGAGCGGGGTTGGGTGGCAACCACTCCAAATACAGGCGTATCTCTTGACGGGGTGTGAACCGGCGCAGGCGGCGCTTATCGATAGCAACATACTTACCACCTACCTCGGTTGTTCGCCGATGTCTTGTGTTGTGGATGAACCCCAATCTCGCCACATCTTGTTGGTGATAAGTGCCTGTAAGCCATATACTTGA
- a CDS encoding amylo-alpha-1,6-glucosidase has protein sequence MMMEQLQPGEMIVLTFGHALCTEPAIAGSREWLITNGIGGYAAGTIVGTLTRSYHGLLVAALNPPLGRVLTLATLDTYVNYLSQHFDLTAHRRVGEPSPVCRWLERWWRDGTTPVWEYRLADALLERRIWMIPGANTTYIRYTVQRASAPMTLRIDALATARDHHTVSQVGDIPLQVEQIANGLRVGPIAGSHHLRLLSDRATFTPLGGWLTDLYLAVEDERGQAAVDNLQRIGRLVVTLAEGESLLIAATTESMATLNSATAWQQRADYEAALLRRIDWTDDPIVHQLALAADQFIVDRPLVEGSRGCTIIAGYPWFTDWGRDTMISLPGLTIPTRRPEIAAAVLRTFAHFVDRGMIPNRFPDEGTVPEYNTADATLWFFEAIRAHHAAYADDELLAELFPLLADIIDWHVRGTRDRIGLDRGDGLLRAGTPTTQLTWMDVRVRGWVVTPRSGKPVEINALWYNALQSMASFAHRLGKPAERYEAMAAAARAGFRRFWYEDGQYLYDVIDGPRGVDPTLRPNQIFAVSLPHSPLTPEQQHAVVRACARSLLTSVGLRSLTPTHPDYAPRYIGSLLHRDGAYHQGTVWAWLIGPFASAFYRLTNDNAATRRLLIPLIDHLADGCIGTISEIFDGDPPHHPRGCFAQAWSVAEVLRVWYDLSRHHRADNA, from the coding sequence ATGATGATGGAACAGTTGCAGCCAGGAGAGATGATCGTGCTTACCTTTGGTCATGCCCTTTGTACTGAACCAGCTATTGCCGGTAGCCGCGAGTGGCTGATCACGAACGGGATCGGTGGTTATGCGGCTGGAACCATAGTCGGCACTCTTACACGCAGCTACCATGGGTTACTCGTTGCCGCTTTGAATCCCCCTCTTGGTCGTGTTCTCACGTTGGCAACACTTGATACCTATGTCAACTATCTCAGTCAACACTTTGATCTCACCGCACACCGACGTGTCGGTGAACCATCACCTGTTTGTCGATGGTTGGAACGCTGGTGGCGTGATGGCACAACACCGGTTTGGGAATACCGGCTGGCCGACGCTCTCCTTGAACGGCGCATCTGGATGATTCCAGGCGCCAACACGACGTATATTCGCTACACGGTGCAACGCGCCTCGGCGCCAATGACGCTACGGATCGATGCGCTGGCAACAGCCCGCGACCATCACACGGTGAGTCAAGTGGGAGACATTCCGCTTCAGGTTGAACAGATTGCTAATGGTCTTCGGGTTGGCCCCATCGCTGGTAGTCATCATCTCCGTCTGCTCAGTGATCGGGCAACGTTCACTCCACTTGGAGGCTGGCTGACCGATCTTTACCTGGCAGTTGAAGACGAACGTGGTCAGGCTGCCGTTGATAACCTTCAGCGGATTGGCCGTCTCGTAGTGACGCTCGCCGAGGGTGAGTCACTGCTCATCGCAGCTACAACCGAGTCCATGGCAACTCTCAATAGCGCTACGGCGTGGCAGCAGCGCGCCGATTACGAAGCCGCATTGTTACGTCGTATCGACTGGACAGACGATCCGATCGTGCATCAGCTCGCTCTGGCTGCCGATCAATTCATCGTTGATCGCCCGTTGGTCGAGGGTAGTCGGGGATGCACGATTATCGCCGGTTACCCATGGTTCACCGATTGGGGACGTGACACGATGATTAGCCTACCTGGGTTGACCATTCCCACCCGTCGGCCGGAAATAGCCGCTGCAGTGTTACGTACCTTTGCCCACTTCGTTGATCGAGGCATGATTCCCAACCGGTTTCCTGATGAAGGCACGGTTCCCGAATACAATACGGCCGATGCGACGCTCTGGTTTTTCGAGGCAATCCGTGCTCATCATGCCGCTTACGCTGACGATGAATTGCTGGCCGAGTTATTTCCTCTGCTTGCCGACATCATTGATTGGCACGTCCGCGGTACTCGTGACCGGATTGGCTTAGACCGGGGGGATGGCCTGCTCCGCGCCGGTACGCCGACCACGCAACTGACCTGGATGGATGTGCGAGTGCGTGGTTGGGTGGTAACCCCACGTTCAGGCAAACCGGTTGAAATTAATGCCCTTTGGTACAATGCCTTACAAAGTATGGCATCGTTTGCTCATCGGCTCGGAAAGCCAGCAGAGCGCTACGAAGCAATGGCGGCAGCGGCGCGCGCCGGGTTTCGTCGTTTCTGGTACGAAGACGGGCAATACCTCTACGATGTGATCGACGGACCACGTGGAGTAGACCCGACCTTGCGACCAAATCAAATCTTCGCGGTCAGTCTGCCGCACAGCCCGCTCACTCCCGAACAGCAACACGCGGTGGTACGGGCGTGTGCCCGGTCTCTCCTCACGAGTGTCGGTTTACGCAGTCTCACCCCCACCCATCCCGATTATGCGCCACGCTATATCGGTTCGCTCTTGCACCGTGATGGAGCGTATCATCAGGGAACAGTTTGGGCTTGGTTGATTGGACCCTTTGCCAGTGCGTTTTACCGCTTGACGAACGACAATGCGGCAACGCGCCGCCTGCTGATCCCACTCATCGATCATCTCGCTGATGGTTGTATCGGTACAATAAGCGAGATATTTGACGGCGATCCACCGCATCATCCGCGTGGTTGTTTTGCCCAGGCCTGGAGTGTAGCTGAAGTGCTACGAGTATGGTACGATCTGAGCAGGCATCATCGTGCAGATAACGCATAA
- a CDS encoding metallophosphoesterase: MKVAVLADIHANLAAFTAVIADIERWQPDAVIIAGDIINRGPLPRPCLELALRMRAERGWYVLRGNHEGYVLHYDHDLQLGRPPQGGRRALLGPIIWTHQEVVDLLPEVAALPTNLALTSRDGVIMVYHASIHHDRDGLLPTHGQHELKTRIDPHATVFCTAHTHMPFVRQVDETLVVNVGSVGLPFDGDWRAAYARLTWDHDHGWQAQIVRVAYDREATLRAARELMIPSGGPITHIMLRELETASSLLFDFVPVYNEPVIAGVISLDEAVNRFLAERAA, encoded by the coding sequence ATGAAAGTAGCAGTTCTGGCCGATATTCACGCCAATCTGGCTGCCTTCACGGCTGTGATTGCCGACATAGAGCGATGGCAACCCGACGCCGTTATTATCGCTGGTGATATTATCAATCGGGGGCCGTTACCTCGTCCATGTCTCGAACTGGCATTACGAATGCGGGCTGAACGTGGTTGGTACGTGCTACGCGGGAATCATGAAGGGTACGTGTTACACTACGACCATGATCTCCAGCTGGGCCGCCCGCCGCAGGGTGGCCGACGTGCGCTGCTAGGGCCAATTATCTGGACCCATCAAGAGGTTGTTGATCTCTTGCCTGAAGTTGCTGCATTGCCGACGAATCTGGCCTTGACGAGTCGTGACGGCGTGATCATGGTCTATCACGCTTCGATTCATCACGACCGTGATGGCCTGTTGCCAACGCATGGACAGCACGAATTGAAAACGAGAATCGATCCCCATGCGACTGTATTCTGTACCGCGCATACACATATGCCGTTTGTTCGTCAGGTTGATGAGACACTCGTTGTCAATGTTGGCTCAGTTGGTCTGCCATTCGATGGCGATTGGCGGGCAGCGTATGCCCGGCTTACCTGGGATCATGATCACGGCTGGCAGGCGCAAATCGTTCGCGTCGCTTATGATCGCGAAGCGACGTTACGTGCTGCGCGTGAGTTGATGATCCCGTCGGGTGGGCCGATAACCCACATTATGCTGCGCGAGCTAGAGACTGCTAGTTCACTCCTTTTTGATTTCGTGCCGGTGTACAATGAACCGGTCATTGCGGGAGTTATCAGTCTGGATGAAGCTGTGAATCGCTTTTTAGCCGAGCGTGCAGCGTAA
- a CDS encoding ketopantoate reductase family protein, protein MKLAIIGAGALGSVIGFHLAASNEVVLIDPWQEHINAINTRGLCCVFEDSEQIRFLTATTDPAQVEPVTVALITVKAAQTSWAATAAAQILQADGVAYTLQNGLGNAELLAYRLGAQRVGQGVTTLGATMVAPGRVRLAGRGTTTFSATPSLSTAYAIADAFRACSLPASVSTDLVGLVWSKLIVNVGINALTAILRVPNGALATIPEASKLVRRAVEEAVAVAQAAGITIGLADPVAETLAVAQATAANRSSMLQDILRGVPTEIETINGAIVREGQRLGVPTPFNSFLCDLITALEATAPLRVS, encoded by the coding sequence ATGAAACTTGCAATTATCGGTGCTGGTGCACTAGGTAGCGTCATTGGCTTCCACTTAGCAGCCAGCAATGAGGTAGTATTAATCGATCCCTGGCAAGAGCATATCAACGCCATCAATACTCGTGGCCTATGCTGTGTCTTCGAGGATAGCGAGCAAATTCGGTTTCTCACGGCGACAACGGATCCTGCGCAGGTTGAGCCGGTTACAGTGGCCTTGATTACGGTCAAGGCTGCACAAACTTCCTGGGCAGCTACAGCAGCAGCTCAGATATTGCAAGCAGACGGGGTTGCCTACACGTTGCAAAACGGCTTGGGGAACGCTGAGCTGCTTGCCTACCGGCTCGGCGCCCAGCGAGTTGGGCAAGGAGTGACTACTCTTGGCGCAACCATGGTAGCACCAGGACGTGTTCGCCTCGCCGGTCGCGGGACAACCACATTTTCCGCGACACCATCACTGAGTACAGCTTATGCTATCGCCGATGCGTTTCGGGCATGTTCGTTGCCGGCCAGTGTTTCCACCGATTTGGTCGGCTTAGTCTGGAGCAAGTTGATTGTCAATGTCGGCATTAATGCCCTGACCGCAATCCTGAGAGTGCCTAATGGTGCACTGGCAACTATTCCCGAAGCTAGCAAGCTGGTACGCCGTGCAGTCGAAGAAGCCGTTGCCGTTGCCCAGGCCGCTGGTATCACCATTGGATTGGCCGATCCGGTTGCCGAAACACTGGCAGTGGCGCAGGCAACCGCAGCCAACCGGTCATCAATGCTTCAGGACATCTTACGTGGTGTACCAACCGAGATCGAGACGATTAATGGTGCAATTGTGCGCGAAGGACAACGCCTTGGTGTCCCAACACCGTTTAACTCATTCCTCTGTGATCTGATTACCGCTCTGGAAGCAACTGCACCTTTACGGGTGAGTTGA
- a CDS encoding LppX_LprAFG lipoprotein — MKRFWNWLIMSFLVWLAACGGIAAPPTPTPTPDPRALAAAIGQATQGSKSAHFRMTLSGKPVALDASGVTILNSIEGDLRRPDAVLSVLNITLGSAIGEIRTVSLAGKQFATNPITRQWMCLQAGSTFDPAVLFAPDIGIEALLANNFADVTLVGIEDLNGRPHYHLRGTLPAEPLRAISLNLLGAGPVATDLWADQETLRASRVILVDTATDTTNPSTWTLEFSEYDKAVDVREPVQCP, encoded by the coding sequence ATGAAACGCTTCTGGAACTGGCTGATAATGAGTTTTCTCGTATGGCTTGCGGCATGTGGCGGAATTGCGGCGCCACCTACACCTACTCCCACACCCGATCCACGTGCCCTAGCCGCCGCGATTGGGCAGGCAACTCAAGGGAGTAAGAGTGCCCATTTTCGCATGACGCTCAGTGGTAAGCCGGTTGCGCTCGATGCCAGTGGCGTCACAATTCTTAACAGCATTGAAGGAGATTTACGTCGTCCTGATGCAGTACTCTCAGTCCTCAATATTACGCTGGGTAGCGCAATTGGTGAAATTCGGACGGTCTCGCTGGCCGGAAAGCAGTTCGCAACCAATCCGATTACACGCCAGTGGATGTGTTTGCAAGCCGGTTCAACATTCGATCCGGCAGTCTTATTTGCGCCGGATATCGGTATCGAGGCATTACTTGCCAACAATTTTGCTGACGTGACTCTGGTTGGTATCGAAGACCTTAATGGTCGTCCGCACTACCATCTCCGTGGTACACTACCTGCAGAGCCGTTACGCGCTATCAGTCTCAATCTGCTCGGTGCTGGGCCGGTGGCAACTGATCTGTGGGCCGATCAAGAGACCCTCCGCGCCAGTCGGGTAATCCTGGTCGATACGGCAACTGATACAACGAATCCCAGCACCTGGACGCTTGAGTTCAGCGAGTATGACAAAGCAGTTGATGTACGCGAACCGGTGCAATGTCCATGA
- a CDS encoding MFS transporter — MKNPALTSVKERPFDPRVTLGLVCLAIFIGAVDLTVISAALPKVMIDLRLSLDTELNRASWAVSGYLLAYTVSITFMGRLSDLFGRRMVYLLCLIIFLIGSAWVAAAPNLTMLIIGRVIQAFGAGAMVPVSMALVGDLFSPGQRAAALGFIGAVDTAGWMVGHLYGGVLMRIFDDWRLLFWLNLPIGLVALVLTWYALRQVPTPPRPGHFDWPGTFLLSGSLIALNVGLAAGSELGATDFYGERLGPPPYAGPLVVVALILLALFVWVERRSADPLIGIELFTQRNTAIACVINVVVGFGLAIAITNVPLYINTRLLLYHPTDSDILRIAAWDAGWMLSALTLTMAAAALPGGFLTARFGARLPTVLGLSLALLGYMLMVFWGPDVTYVRMGLELALTGIGLGLVIAPVADTVVAYAGEDRRGAASALVIALRLVGMTVGVAILTMWGVHRQDELRRAGVDNPLAVADPARFLMEIAAQVIGETFLFGAAVCLIGLLAGMAMTAALRQR; from the coding sequence ATGAAGAACCCTGCGCTTACCAGTGTGAAGGAACGGCCCTTTGATCCGCGTGTGACCTTGGGGCTCGTTTGTCTCGCCATTTTCATCGGCGCTGTTGATCTGACCGTGATAAGCGCGGCGTTGCCGAAGGTTATGATCGACCTGCGTCTGTCGCTCGATACCGAGTTAAACCGTGCTTCATGGGCGGTGAGTGGCTATTTACTGGCCTACACGGTCAGTATCACTTTCATGGGGCGCTTGTCCGACCTGTTTGGCCGACGGATGGTATATCTGCTTTGTCTGATCATCTTTCTGATCGGTTCGGCATGGGTAGCGGCGGCGCCGAATCTGACAATGCTGATTATCGGGCGGGTTATTCAGGCGTTTGGCGCCGGAGCCATGGTGCCGGTTTCTATGGCGCTGGTGGGCGATCTCTTTTCACCAGGGCAGCGGGCAGCGGCTCTCGGTTTCATCGGCGCCGTTGATACCGCAGGTTGGATGGTGGGGCATCTGTACGGTGGCGTGCTGATGCGAATCTTCGATGACTGGCGTCTCCTTTTCTGGCTTAATCTGCCGATCGGGCTAGTGGCATTGGTGCTCACGTGGTATGCGCTGCGACAAGTGCCAACGCCGCCGCGACCCGGTCACTTTGACTGGCCAGGGACATTCTTGCTGAGTGGGAGTCTGATTGCATTGAATGTTGGGCTGGCCGCCGGGAGTGAGCTGGGAGCGACTGATTTTTACGGTGAACGGCTAGGCCCGCCACCTTACGCCGGGCCGTTGGTGGTGGTGGCTCTGATATTGCTGGCATTGTTTGTTTGGGTTGAGCGGCGTAGTGCCGATCCGCTCATTGGTATCGAATTGTTTACTCAGCGGAATACGGCCATAGCCTGCGTGATTAACGTGGTTGTTGGGTTTGGGCTGGCGATTGCAATCACAAATGTGCCACTCTACATCAACACCCGGCTGTTACTCTATCACCCAACCGATAGCGATATTTTGCGTATTGCAGCCTGGGATGCGGGCTGGATGCTGTCGGCGCTGACCCTGACGATGGCAGCCGCAGCACTCCCCGGCGGTTTCCTGACCGCACGTTTTGGAGCCCGGCTACCAACCGTATTGGGGCTGAGTCTGGCACTGCTTGGTTATATGCTGATGGTGTTTTGGGGGCCGGATGTTACCTATGTGCGGATGGGTCTAGAATTGGCCTTGACCGGTATTGGTTTAGGCCTGGTGATTGCGCCGGTAGCCGACACAGTGGTCGCATACGCTGGTGAAGATCGGCGAGGGGCCGCATCGGCGCTGGTCATTGCCCTGCGACTGGTAGGGATGACGGTCGGTGTCGCAATCCTCACGATGTGGGGTGTTCATCGCCAGGATGAATTGCGACGCGCTGGCGTCGACAATCCGCTCGCCGTTGCCGATCCTGCTAGATTTCTAATGGAAATTGCAGCCCAGGTCATTGGGGAAACCTTTCTCTTTGGCGCTGCTGTGTGTCTGATCGGGTTGCTGGCCGGGATGGCGATGACCGCTGCCCTTCGTCAGCGTTAA
- a CDS encoding response regulator transcription factor, giving the protein MATVLIIEDETTLAETLRYNLEREGYSVIVAADGVQGLDRARRDQPDLVVLDIMLPRLDGFSVCRILRQESDVPIIMLTARQDEVDRIAGLELGADDYMSKPFSLGEFLARVRAILRRSERQPHSIVREIFEAGAIRVDTSSRRAWRNGQELNLPQKEFDLLTCLMRNRGIALTRDLLLERVWGQDFIGDSRTVDVHIRWLREKIEPDPSKPTYIQTVRGVGYRFEPPTDEV; this is encoded by the coding sequence ATGGCGACAGTTCTGATCATTGAAGATGAGACAACACTGGCCGAGACGTTGCGCTACAACCTTGAACGTGAAGGGTATAGCGTCATTGTTGCCGCTGATGGGGTGCAGGGTCTCGACCGTGCGCGTCGTGATCAGCCTGATCTCGTCGTGCTCGATATTATGCTGCCGCGCCTCGATGGCTTTTCGGTCTGCCGTATCCTGCGTCAAGAGAGTGATGTTCCCATCATTATGCTCACTGCTCGTCAGGATGAGGTGGATCGGATTGCCGGTCTTGAACTGGGCGCCGATGATTATATGAGCAAGCCATTCAGTCTTGGCGAGTTTCTGGCTCGTGTACGGGCTATTCTGCGACGAAGTGAACGGCAGCCGCATTCGATTGTGCGTGAAATCTTCGAGGCAGGAGCCATTCGAGTGGATACTAGTAGTCGGCGGGCATGGCGCAATGGTCAGGAACTCAATCTGCCACAGAAAGAGTTCGATCTGCTTACCTGCCTGATGCGTAATCGGGGAATTGCCCTCACTCGTGATCTCTTGCTCGAACGGGTCTGGGGACAGGATTTCATCGGCGATAGTCGAACTGTTGACGTACATATCCGCTGGTTACGCGAGAAGATTGAGCCAGACCCCAGCAAGCCGACCTACATCCAGACAGTACGTGGAGTTGGCTACCGGTTTGAACCTCCAACCGACGAAGTGTAA
- a CDS encoding cell wall metabolism sensor histidine kinase WalK, protein MTLLEVILSVATIILTVVLAVVVHRQRQKVRSLSVVTPPPAHLPSKQSGNMITTSTPESSLTTEKPAFLDTNRQLLFLALAQAIDSGVIVVDTERSIIFHNDAAVHLLAAQTPVIGHGLIMLLRDHQADYLAQEVLIDGEGRELTIRPLTTGRTLHLHYVPLIEDGKKPVGTLITIRDLTQISMLERARRDLVANVSHELRTPLASLKLLVETLQSAPPPDIASRMLAQMTQEIDAVTQLVEELHELSRLESGRVSLKLEPLPVWPVIERAVERIRPQADRKQQTICAVNAGDLPLALMDGDRIGQVLLNLLHNAVKFTPESGTITVTAQVLNLDHDDPPSRSDRPPHPAGKWLLVSVSDTGIGIPKHEIPRIFERFYKVDRARTRHAGGTGLGLAIARHLVEGHGGRIWASSQEGHGSTFWFTLPAV, encoded by the coding sequence ATGACGCTGCTTGAAGTCATTCTTTCAGTGGCCACGATTATTCTGACGGTAGTGCTCGCCGTGGTTGTCCACCGACAGCGTCAGAAAGTTCGCTCGTTATCGGTTGTTACACCGCCGCCCGCTCACCTGCCCTCTAAACAATCTGGTAATATGATTACCACTTCGACACCTGAGTCGAGTCTCACTACTGAAAAACCTGCCTTCCTCGATACAAACCGTCAATTACTTTTCCTGGCGCTAGCTCAGGCCATTGATAGTGGAGTGATCGTCGTTGATACTGAACGCTCTATTATTTTCCACAATGACGCAGCGGTGCATTTATTAGCTGCTCAAACACCCGTCATTGGTCATGGCCTAATCATGCTTTTGCGTGACCACCAGGCAGATTATCTGGCCCAAGAAGTCCTGATCGATGGTGAAGGCAGGGAGCTGACAATTCGTCCGCTTACGACCGGGCGAACCCTTCATTTGCATTATGTGCCATTGATAGAAGATGGCAAAAAACCGGTAGGCACGCTGATTACGATTCGCGATCTAACACAGATTAGTATGCTCGAGCGGGCGCGCCGTGATCTGGTAGCCAATGTCTCACACGAGCTGCGTACTCCACTGGCATCATTGAAACTGCTGGTTGAGACACTACAATCTGCACCACCACCCGACATTGCCAGTCGAATGCTGGCCCAAATGACACAAGAGATTGATGCTGTTACCCAACTGGTTGAAGAATTGCACGAACTTTCCCGTCTTGAGTCAGGCCGTGTATCACTCAAACTAGAACCGCTGCCGGTTTGGCCGGTTATTGAGCGTGCAGTTGAACGTATCCGTCCTCAGGCTGACCGTAAACAACAGACAATTTGTGCTGTCAATGCTGGTGATCTCCCGCTAGCACTGATGGATGGGGATCGCATCGGGCAGGTCTTGCTGAATCTGCTGCATAATGCCGTCAAATTTACCCCTGAGTCCGGTACAATCACTGTAACGGCGCAAGTGTTAAATCTCGATCACGATGATCCACCCTCTCGTTCAGATCGGCCACCCCATCCGGCAGGAAAGTGGCTCTTGGTCAGTGTCAGCGACACCGGTATCGGTATTCCCAAACACGAAATTCCACGTATTTTTGAACGCTTTTACAAAGTTGATCGTGCGCGTACCCGTCACGCTGGCGGCACCGGGCTGGGTCTGGCCATTGCCAGGCACCTCGTAGAGGGACACGGGGGGCGCATTTGGGCCAGCAGTCAAGAAGGACACGGTTCGACGTTCTGGTTTACGCTGCCAGCCGTATAG